The genomic window ACCACATGTATCTCAAGAAATGGAATTTCTATtcacatgcacatttacacgCAAATTATTTCCTGTCAAGCCAACTTTTACCTTGACGTGCAACATGGCCCTGGGACAGACTTTTGAACAAATTGGAATATATCTTCCAACACAATTCTTCTCGCATGGTCAGCTGTTTGTCGCATTATCAAAAGTTCGAAAGAAGGCTAATGTAAAAACATTGGCTGAGAGAAACGGAAATAGTATGATTACTGACAATTGTATCTACAAGGAGGAtactggaatggaagcactccgtcggttacgacgacgagggttccggttgatccgaatcaacggaacagcctgctcgtgaaattaacgtgtaagtggctgagcactccacagacacgtgcacccttaacgtagttctcggggatattcagcgtgacacagagagtgacaaggccggccctttgaagtacaggtacaacagaaacaggaagtaagagtgagagaaagttgtggtgaaagagtatagcagggatcaccaccatccctgccggagcctcgtggagctttaggtgtttttcgctcaataaacactcacaacgcccggtctgggaatcgaaacca from Octopus sinensis unplaced genomic scaffold, ASM634580v1 Contig02603, whole genome shotgun sequence includes these protein-coding regions:
- the LOC115227314 gene encoding uncharacterized protein LOC115227314, with protein sequence MQLIDIAVYMIMSIEAEVASGPYAGSTLLIQRIPHVSQEMEFLFTCTFTRKLFPVKPTFTLTCNMALGQTFEQIGIYLPTQFFSHGQLFVALSKVRKKANVKTLAERNGNSMITDNCIYKEDTGMEAL